tatttttatatttttttattgacttTTTGTttttgcaaggatctgtacacaattcctggaagctgaaaatgtcccagttcttccatggtctgcatactcaccagacatgtcacccattgagcgtgTTTGGGATaatctggattgacgtgtacaacagagtgttccagttccagccaatatccagcaacttcgcacagccattgaagaggagtgggacaacattccacaatcaacagcatgATTAACTCTATGCGAATGAGATGTGTAGCGctgtatgaggcaaatggtgatcaccagatactgactggatttctgatccacaccattaccttttttttaaagggtctattcccagtcatgtgaaatccatagattatggcctaattaatttatttaaattgactgacttCCTTACATTTcatataactcagtaaaatcttttaaattgttgcatgttacgtttaCATTTTTGATCAGTATACCTTATCATAACGTTATACTGTGACCAAACCGGTACCTGTACTGAACGCCATCTTATGGTCCCGAGGTAAATGTCATGTTTTAATGTTCCTACAAAGTTCTGACTATTGAACAAAGTCATCAGTGGGATGACGTCTTGCTGAAACCCTTAAAGCAACATTTCCCAAACGTTGACCTGCGCTCTCACGATCGTCGTAAAAAcattcggaccaaagcgcagtgtgaaATCGGTTCGACATATTTATTAGAAGTAAACcgcacaaaaaaataaataaagagcaaacgacacgtgaagctatggagtgctcacaagtaactacacataaacaagatcccacacagtggggaaatggctgcctaaatatgatccccaatcagagacaacgataaacagcagcctctgattgggaaccataccaggccaacatagaaataaaacaacctaaATTACCCACcttagtcacaccccgacctaaccaaaatagagaataaaaaggttctcaatggtcagggcgtgacatggcgCCCCAAAGGGggtgcacgtttagttttttccctagcactacacagctgattcaaataattaaCTAATCTTTCagatttgattatttgaatcagctatgTAGTGCTAAATGCACGTGCACCACTAGTGGTCCCCAGGACAGTTTGGAAACGCTGCCTTGAAGGGACCTAATGGGAACATTGCTTAAacaacctctacagagtacctaacccggatccgggagcaccccccacaccccccacactgattagcatcgctagcatagcgtcacaattaaatagtagcatctaaatatcattaaatcacaagtccaagacacccaatgaaagacacagatcttgtgaataaaaccaccatttcagatttttttaatgttttacagggaagacacaatatgtaaatctattagctaaacacgttagcaaaatgacaccattttcttactccaacagtttcttactccatcaggtgctatcaccaattcggctaaactaagatattgatagccactgaccaacaaacaaattcataagatgacagtctgataacatatttatggtatagcatagttttttttttttaaatgtgcatttttcaggtataaatcacagttctacattgcagctgcaatctgatatagtgctgatgcagctagaacaattacagagaccaacgttatataactaattacttgtcttaaaacatttcagaaaaaatacacagcgtacagacattgaaagcccaacatctggtgaatccaaacaatatttcagattttttaaatgttttatagcgaaaacaaaatgtatcgctaaattagcataaccaggccagccagaaccggctggacgcgcccgaccagttcacatgcacgacagatatatgaaataacatcgtaaattgggtcttactattgctggtctttcatcagaatgttgatcaaggtgtccttagtcctgatgagtcgttcaatccattcacaatggcaacctcccctcttcatttagcctgggtactggtcgactggcacggtccatgtccaaagttaaaaaactcaaagaacggaacacggcaaaactcccgaaaaaattctaataatctgattaaactatgttgaaaaaacatacattacggtgatatggtcacatgtatcaaacaaacttcgacacggagatagttttcatccgtaacgtcagcataacaaaagacaatgccacctctgaaaacgcgcatttcagaaaccggaagttgtcggtcacgctaaagaaataggtcttatttcacgtcagtacaagataaacaaaaaatttctcctctgggtcataggtggcgtgaccatatataggcagagcgttgaagcgagcatacacatcttgcaatcttcttctggctcagggaaagtgctgtgaaatgacctgtgtttgactcagagactcaattggaacggttttagaaaccatagcttgttttctatccaatggtatatggttatatgcatatagtaacagcaataattgaataagaggcagtttaatctgtagaggcaattatgctaatgcgaaacagcaccccctgtattctcaagaagtttttaATGTCCTTAGGACATCCCCTGTTTGCAGGGTTAATACATAAATAACGAAAATATAATCAAATGAGTTGCTTGTCATAAACTCAATATAGATCCATCTCTATGGAGTGGTTACATGTTGACACTGAAACTACAATCCCATGTGAGCTTACACTATGATATATTTAGAGGCTAATAGGACAAGTTATTGAAGCAGTAATCCTCTGTCAAGCAAGAAGACATTTCATGGACACAAGTTTCTATATTTTTTTCACTCCTCAGAAATCTGATAATGTACAGATATTATCGGGATCTTATTTTTGATAAGAGTTTGAGGGAGGATGTGCATTTGTTTTGTTAAAACTATTGTGTTTAGTCTGAACCTGAACAGAATCAAATAATTCACACTTGAATTTATTCACATCCATACACACTGAAGCCTTGCAAGGACTAAGAATTGCTGCATTGACCAGAGGAAGAAAATGAACAAAAGCTATGGAGAACTCAACCCAAGTCAAGTTCTTTTATCTCTTTGGCTTACAAGAGACATTTAACAACAAATCAGTATATTTTCTCTTGTCTCTTATCACATACCTTCTCATCATCACTGTGAATCTGACTCTGATCATAACAATCATTCAGGTGAAAGGCCTCCATGAGCCCATGTATGTCTTTCTGTGTAGTCTATGTGTCAATGGATTGTATGGAACTGCTGGTTTCTACCCCAAGTTGTTACTGGACCTTCAGGCAGATGTTCAGGTGATATCTTATGGTGGATGTTTGACTCAAGCCTATGTAATATATACATCTGTCCTGTGTGAAATGTCTACTCTAACAGTGATGTCTTACGACAGGTATGTGGCaatatatagaccactactatatCATACCATTGTGACATCTTTAACTATTAGAAAGTTACTCTTATTTTCTTGGTTTTATCCTTTATTTATAGGACTCATAGCACTTAGTTTAACCGTCAGAATTCTTTTGTGTGGGTCTCGTATTGATAAGATCTTCTGTGACATTCCGTCTATACTGAAACATGCATGTTTACCCATTACCATCAATCAGATGTTGAACAAATGTATAATAGTGGTTCATGTTTTACAGATACTTTTCATTGTATTTTCTTACTGTCAGATTGTAAGGACTTGTGTAAAGTCAGCTAAGGGAAGGATTAAGTTCACACAGACCTGTGTGCCACATTTAACAACAATATTTATTTTCATCACAGTGACCCTGTTTGATACTTTGCAAGGGTGGAATAGTAGTGTAAATATTACTCTAAATATGCGTAACGCAATGGCCGTACAATTCCTTGTTATACCACCTGTCTTAAACCCTCTCATATATGGACTTAACCTCCAGCAGATTCGAAGGGCAGTTTTTAGAAAGTGTAATCAACATAAAATCATTGATATGAAACGTTAGTTACATGATCTTACACAACAGGGAGACTTCCTCATATCAGAAGTCAGCAAAAATAAAGGTACAAATCTGCCAAAACTGTTGCATGGTTAAATGGTGCCTCATTTCCTGATGCCTGTCGCCAAGGGCACAACTTTTGTTTTAGAAATGGAGAGGAAGGGGGGGACAACACCTGGCAGGGGTTCTGGGGGTCCTCCCTAAATTTCACTCTACCCGACCACAAAAAATCTTAGTCAACCAAGAGTAGTCTTTTCTTTCAATCTAATGTATTTTCTTTCAATCGAATGGATTTCTCTAAATTTTAAAATAATTCTTTTCCATATATGTACCCAACCTATGTGCCAATTTATCTTACAATGTCTACCAATTCGCGTACCAGTAAtcattttcatatgcacattattgtggaacattttattttaatatattagttttttttatctcaaaatcattgtctgtgGTTTATCTACAATCttaatctaaatgaaaatgatacaaatctaaaagtaaatttTATTGtaattgccaactatgtaaacataccctacataaagccaacacataaaaacaatatcctgataaaaatgtatttcctataaatcacattggctatgcaTGACCTGTCTGCaactgtaacggcttgtgctcccctcatcctcggatgaggtgaggagagaaggatcttcagaccaaaacgcaggctttgggaaataagccatctttattataaaatatgatggcaacacgaaacgaaacaaaacactttcaaactacaaaacaagaaaacgacgtcgacgaaacctgaacataaacttacataactaaacataaactcacgtacaggaaacagacgacatcgaaacgaaacgaaacaaacgctacagtccagtgtggtacgaacaaacatactgacacggaagacaatcacccacaaacaaacagtgagaatgccctacctaaatatgactcttaattagaggcaaacgcaaaccacctgcctctaatcaagagccataccaggcaaaccaaaaccaacatagaaacagataacatagaatgcccacccaacctcacgtcctgaccaactaacacacaaaactaacataaataggtcaggaacgtgacagtaccccccccacaaggtgcgaactccggacgcaccagcacaaagtctaggggagggtctgggtgggcatctaaccacggtggtggctcaggctccgggcgcggttcccaccccaccataatccatcctagcctcctccctccaagaatgtccaccctctttcttcccccacaaaatcctcttaataacatatctaataatgacaacaccgggacagagagataaaccaagacagagggatagataagaatatagaggtagataaagatagagagggggatcaggatagaggggcaactccggactgaaaggcagctccggacagagagacagctctggactgatgggcagttctgggtatctagccttttcaggctgaagggcagctcatggctgactgacgactctcgacgttcatggcaggctgacggctctcgacgctcatggcaggctgacggctctcgacgctcatggcaggctgacggctctcgacgctcatggcaggctgacggctctcgacgctcatggcgctctgacggctctggctgctcatggcgctctgacggctctggctgctcatggcgctctgacggctctggctgctcatggcgctctgacggctctggctgctcatggcgctctgacggctctggctgctcatggcgctctgacggctctggctgctcatggctcgctggcggctctggcagatcctgtctggtttgcggctctggcagatcctgtctggttggcggctctggcagatcctgtctggttggcgactctggcagatcctgtctggttggcggctctggcagatcctgtctggctgacggctctagcggctcctgtctggctgacggctctagcggctcctgtctggctgacggctctgtaggctcatggcagacgggcggctctgcaggctcatggcagacgggcggctttgcaggctcctggcagacggatggctcgatggcgctggggagacggatggctcagatggcgctggggagacggatggctcagatggcgctggggagacggatggctctggccggatacggtgcactgtagacctggtgcgtggtgccggaactggaggcaccgggctaaggataagcaccttcctactagtgcggggagcaggaacagggcacactgtattctcaaagcctactccaCAACTGATGCGCggcaccggcactggtgacgccgggctgaggacaagcacatcaggattagtagggggagaagatacagtttgtacagggctctggagacgcacaggtggcttagtgcgtggtgccggaactggaggcaccgggctagatacacgcactacagggagagtgcgtggaggaggaacagggctcaggatacgcactggtagcctagtgcgtagtgtagacactgtaggtactaggctggggcggggaggtggtgccggaaataccggaccgtggagacgtactggcactcttgagcattgagcctgcccaaccttacctggttgaatgctcccggttgcccgaccagtgcggggaggtggaataacccgcaccggcctatgtaggcgaaccggggaaaccatgcgtaaagcaggtgccatgtatgccggcccgaggagacgcactggagaccagacgcgttgagccggcctcatgacacctggctcaatacccaatctagccctcccagtgcggggaggtggaataacccgcactgggctatgcactcgtacaggagacaccgtgcgctctactgcgtaacacggcgcctgcccgtactcccgctctccacggtaagcctgggaagtgggcgcaggtctcctacctgcccttggcccactacctcttagcccccccccaagaaatttatgggaattacttacgggcttttcgggcttccgtgccagacgcgttccctcatagctccggttcctctctccggtagcctctgcactccccagtgcctccagctgctcccatggcttttcgggcttccagccacctctccttgctgcctcctcaaaccaccgctcctgggctttagctgcctccctctcttcctgagaacggcgattttctcctgccttagcccagggaccttctccattcattatctgctcccaagtccagaaatccttgttttcccgTCCCTTTCTCCgtcgactccgctgcttggctctggagtggtgggtgattctgtaacagctgtcctcctcttcttcatccgaagaggagcagggattgaaccaaggcgcagcgaagtttgaacacataatgaatttaatgacaagacgaaaaacgaacacgaactacacttgaaatgatacaaaataacaaacgacgtagactgacctaaacatgagaacttacatagacacgcagaacgcacgaataggaaacagactacataaaccgaataaaccgtatacagttccgtatggtgcaaacataacacaaacacggaagacaatcacccacaaacaaacagtgagaatgccctacctaaatatgactcttaattagaggcaaacgcaaaccacctgcctctaatcaagagccataccaggcaaaccaaaaccaacatagaaacagataacatagaatgcccacccaacctcacgtcctgaccaactaacacacaaaactaacataaataggtcaggaacgtgacagcaactAACTctaaacattgtatcaactatcaactgTGTCAAGTATTTTATGATGTTTCCATTGGATCAGACCATTACATGTTTCCCTTTCttgctgagtggttatcgaaaggtaGAGATATGGAAATATTGTTCATGTCAAGATTGTcaatgggagagagtgaggaccaacatgcagcgcgtggaaagtacatcttctttattaacgaaagaagacgaaaacgacacgaacactatacaacaaaacagacgaccgtgaagctaatcaaacataagtgctgacactaaacacttagaCAGACAATTtcccacaaatgcatgatgcccatggctgcctaaaatatggctcccaatcagagacaaatgaaagacatctgtctctgattgagaaccactcaggcaaccatagacatacctagacacattcactcaaccatagacatacctagaaacattaactcaacacaaactcatacactacacccaacaccccctttaccgtataaccacccaaaacgacaaaacacaaacattccccatgtcacaccctgacctacctaaaaataataatgaaaacaaagaatactaaggccagggtgtgacagttcaaatactttgaggaactattaATATTCTCAATTGTTTCTTGAAAGAGACTTTGTTtccttgctgtttgaggtgaagaaaaaatacactgctcaaaaaaataaagggaacacttaaacaacacaatgtaactccaagtcaatcacacttctgtgaaatcaaactgtccacttaggaagcaacactgattgacaataaattgcacatgctgttgtgcaaatggaatagacaaaaggtggaaattataggcaattagcaagacaccccccaaaacaggagtgattctgcaggtggtgaccacagaccacttctcagttcctatgcttcctggctgatgttttggtcacttttgaatgctggcggtgctctcactagcggtagcatgagacggagtctacaacccacacaagtggctcaggtagtgcagttcatccaggatggcacataaatgcaaactgtggcaaaaaggtttgctgtgtctatcagcgtagtgtccagagcatgcaggcgctagcaggagacaggccagtacatcaggagacgtggaggaggccgtaggagggcaacaacccagcagcaggactgctacctccgcctttgtgcaaggaggtgcactgccagcgccctgcaaaatgacctccagcaggccacgaaTGTGCATGCTGAGTTGCAtacaaagaacaccatacctactgtgaagcatgggggtggaaacatcatgctttggggctgtttctctgcaaagggaccaggacgactgatccgtgtaaaggaaagaatgaatggggccatgtatcgtgagattttgagtgaaaacctccttccatcagcaagggcattgaagatgaaacgtggctgggtctttcagcatgacaatgatcccaaacacaccgcccgggcaacgaaggagtggttttgtaagaagcatttcaaggtcctggagtggcctagccagtctccagatctcaaccccatagaaaatctttggagttgaaagtccgtgttgcccagcaacagccccaaacatcactgctctagaggagatctgcatggaggaatgggccaaaataccagcagcagtgtgtgaaaaccttatgaagacttacagaaaacgtttgacctctgtcattgccaacaaagggtatataacaaagtattgagaaacttttgttattgaccaaatacttattttccaccataatttgcaaataaattcataaaaaatcctacaatgtgattttctggatttatttttctcattttgtctgtcatagttgaagtgtacctatgatgaaaattacaggcttcTCTAATCTTTTTAAgtggaacttgcacaattggtggctaactaaatactttttttgccccactgtacatgaaCATGAATTGGCATTGAAACATttctgtatccattcatcatcagaagtgtctcccaggtcttcctcacatttttgtttgacatgttttgtttcatcagaaaaaGCCTCTATCAACCCTTGATACAATTTGGAAGCCAACTTCagaggtttgtcagactgccttaaaatagtttcaatctttgaagcttctggcttgtccagtgtttATTGCACCGAGAGAATAAAGTGTTGCATCTGAAAAAGTTCATCTCAGCAGTCACAGACTGATCTTCCCTGGCTGCTTG
The sequence above is drawn from the Salvelinus fontinalis isolate EN_2023a chromosome 24, ASM2944872v1, whole genome shotgun sequence genome and encodes:
- the LOC129822518 gene encoding olfactory receptor 6N1-like translates to MENSTQVKFFYLFGLQETFNNKSVYFLLSLITYLLIITVNLTLIITIIQVKGLHEPMYVFLCSLCVNGLYGTAGFYPKLLLDLQADVQVISYGGCLTQAYVIYTSVLCEMSTLTVMSYDRYVAIYRPLLYHTIVTSLTIRKLLLFSWFYPLFIGLIALSLTVRILLCGSRIDKIFCDIPSILKHACLPITINQMLNKCIIVVHVLQILFIVFSYCQIVRTCVKSAKGRIKFTQTCVPHLTTIFIFITVTLFDTLQGWNSSVNITLNMRNAMAVQFLVIPPVLNPLIYGLNLQQIRRAVFRKCNQHKIIDMKR